In Stenotrophomonas sp. 610A2, one DNA window encodes the following:
- the yedA gene encoding drug/metabolite exporter YedA, whose amino-acid sequence MSSPVSTPAAPPRGGLVVLALFLVYVVWGSTYLGIHLALESGLPPLTVISGTRFLLAGSLLYAFLRWRGVAAPTRAQWKTVAVMGVCLLFLGNGMVVLAERDVSSGLAAVAVASVPLWMALFSAIRGEKATLGEWLGIAIGFVGVVWLNAGSSLTATPTGLILLLIAPLGWAGGSIWSRSRDLPSPFMTAAGQMLCGGVVLISVGLLRGERISALPNLQGLLSVSYLTVFGSIIAFTAYVWLLHNVRPVLASSYAYVNPVIAVALGAWIAHERFSISDLGAMAVILAGVVVITLARLRRA is encoded by the coding sequence ATGTCCTCCCCCGTATCCACGCCGGCTGCTCCTCCCAGGGGTGGCCTTGTCGTTTTGGCCTTGTTCCTGGTCTACGTGGTGTGGGGGTCGACCTATCTCGGCATTCATCTCGCGCTGGAAAGCGGGCTGCCGCCGCTGACGGTGATCTCCGGCACGCGCTTCCTGCTCGCCGGCAGCCTGCTCTATGCCTTCCTGCGCTGGCGTGGCGTCGCCGCGCCTACCCGCGCGCAGTGGAAGACCGTGGCGGTGATGGGGGTGTGCCTGCTGTTCCTCGGCAATGGCATGGTGGTGCTGGCCGAACGCGATGTGTCGTCCGGTCTGGCAGCGGTGGCGGTGGCCTCGGTGCCCTTGTGGATGGCGCTGTTCTCGGCCATCCGTGGCGAGAAGGCCACGCTTGGCGAGTGGCTGGGCATCGCCATTGGTTTCGTCGGCGTGGTCTGGCTCAACGCCGGCAGCAGCCTGACCGCGACGCCGACCGGGCTGATTTTGTTGCTGATCGCGCCGCTGGGCTGGGCCGGTGGCTCGATCTGGTCGCGCAGCCGCGACCTGCCATCGCCGTTCATGACGGCCGCCGGGCAGATGCTGTGTGGTGGCGTGGTGCTGATCAGTGTTGGCCTGCTGCGCGGTGAACGCATCAGCGCGCTACCCAACCTGCAGGGTCTGTTGTCGGTGAGCTACCTGACCGTATTCGGCTCGATCATCGCCTTTACCGCCTACGTGTGGCTGCTGCACAACGTGCGCCCGGTGCTGGCCAGCAGCTATGCCTACGTCAATCCGGTGATTGCCGTGGCGCTGGGCGCGTGGATCGCGCATGAGCGTTTCAGCATTTCCGATCTTGGCGCGATGGCGGTGATCCTGGCCGGCGTCGTGGTCATCACCCTTGCAAGGCTGCGTCGCGCATGA